The Mycobacteriales bacterium DNA segment AGCCAGCCGGAGTCCCCGGTACCCATCGGCAGCGGGAGGTTGACATTGGTGCCGACCCCCTCGCCGGCGCCGATCTGGTCGGACCAGCCGGTACCGGGGAACAGCGTGCGGCCGCTCTCGTGGACGCTGACCGTCAGCACCCGCGGGTCGTCGTAGAAGGCCGCCTCGACGCCGTCGCCGTGGTGCACATCGACGTCGACGTAGGCCACCCGCGTCGCGCCCTGGCTGAGCAGCCAGGCGATCGCGACGGCGGGATCGTCGTAGACGCAGAAGCCGCTGGCCCGGTCGCGCATCGCGTGGTGCAGCCCCCCGGAGATGTTCACGGCGTGTTGGGCGGTGCCCTCCCAGACCGCGCACGCCGCGTCCACGCTGCCGCCGGTGACCAGCGCAGCGGCCTCGTGCATCTGCGGGAAGACCGGGACGTCGCCGGTGCCGAGGCCGTACCTCAGCGACAGCCGGCCCATCAGGTCGTCGGGCGCGCGCTTGACCGAGGCGACGTACAGCGGGTCGTGGACCAGCTCGAGCAGGTCGTCCGCGGCGGTGCGGGGTGCCTGGACGGTGACCCCGCGCCGGTCGAGCACACCGAGCGAGCCGGCCAGCGCCATCGTCAGCTCGAGCCGCAGCGGGCGCAGCGGGTGGCTGGGGCCGAAGTCGTAGGAGCCGAAGACGTCGTCCCACACGACCAGCGTCGAATCGCTCATCCTTCTACTCCGTCCCCGTGCTCATTCGGTACGCAGTGCGACGACCGGGTCCAGCCGGCCGGCCCGGCGGGCCAGCACGACGCCGAAGAAGATCCCGACCGCCGCGCTGACGGTGAAGGCCAGTGTGGGTGACCACCAGGTGATCACCGCCGGGAGCTGGTCCACGGCAGCCGAGAGTCCCAAGGATCCTCCTACCCCGAGCGCGATGCCGATGATGCCCCCGAGCGTGGTGAGCAGCACCGCCTCGAGCAGGAACTGCAGCGTGATGTCCCGCTGCCGGGCGCCGACCGCCTTGCGCAGGCCGATCTCCCGGGTCCGCTCGCGCACGCTGACCAGCATGATGTTGCTGACGCCGACGCCCCCGACGAGCAGGCTGATCGCCGCGATCGCCGCGAGTACCGAGGTGAGCAGCCCGAGGATCCGGCCGACGGTGCCGAGGATCTGGTCCTGCGTGACCGCGCTGAACTCCTCGTCGGGGTAGCGGTCGGCGAGCACCGCCAGCGCCTGCGCGCTCACCTCGTCGATGGCCTGCGTCGTCGGCGCCTTGAGTGCGAAGGCGTCGACGCGCATGTCGCCGAACAGCCGCTGCGCCGCCGTCACCGGGATGTGCACCTCGCTGTCGCGGCTCGACCCCAGGCTGCTGCCGACGCTCTCGAACACGCCGATGACCCGGAAACGCACCCCGCCGACGCTGACGGTGCGGCCCAGCGGGTCGGCGCCGTCGAACAGCGTGTCCACCAGAGCGGGGCCCACGACCGCGACCCGTCGGCGGGTGTCGACGTCGCTCTCGCGCAGGTACCCGCCGCGGGCCACCGGGCGGACGAATACCTCCGGCACCGCCGGATTGGTCCCGTTGACGGTCGCGAAGGCACTGCGGCTGCCGAAGCGGACCGTCTCGCCGGAGGACAGCGTGACCGCGACGTCCTGCCCGGTGGCCCGGCCGATCCGCTCGGCGTCGCCGAGCTCGAGTCGGCTCTTGGTGGGCGCGGAGCCGAACTCCAGCCGGCCGGGGACGACGATGATCAGGTTGGCGCCCAGTCCGTTGACCTGGTCCTCGACCTCCTGCTTGGCGCCGGTGCCGATCGCGACGAGCACCACCACCGCGGCCACGCCGATGACGACGCCGAGCATCGTCAGCAGGCTGCGCAGCCGGTTCGCCCTCAGCGCGGTCACCGCGACCCGGAACGCCTCGGCCTGCCTCACCTCCGGCTGCCCCTCGTACCCCGCCTGCGTCCTGCTGGGCCCTGCGTGGAGCTGTCCTCTGAGCAGGACGCAGGGGATTCTGAGCAGGACGCAGGGGCTTCGAGCAGGCCGTCGCGCACCCGGATCTGCCGGCGCGCGCGGGCGGCGACCTCGCGGTCGTGGGTGACCAGCACGACGGCCACGCCCTGCTCGGCGTTCAGGGCCTCGAGCAGCGCCACGACCTCCTCGCCGGTGCGGGTGTCGAGGTTGCCGGTGGGCTCGTCGGCGAGCAGCACCTGCGGGTCGCCGACCAGCGCGCGGGCGATCGCGACCCGCTGCTGCTCCCCACCGGACAGCTGGGCCGGGCGGTGGTCCAGCCGGTGCGCCATGCCGACGCGGGTGAGGGCATCGACCGCGCGGCGCCGGCGCTCGGCCCGCCTGATCCCGCGGTAGACCAGGGGCATCGCGACGTTGTCCACCGCACTGGTGCGGCCGAGCAGCTGGAAGGCCTGGAAGACGAAGCCGATCGTGGCGTTGCGCACCTGCGCCAGCTCGTCCTGGGACAGTGCCGCGATGTCGCGACCACCCACCCGCAGGATTCCGCTGGTGGGGCGGTCCAGCCCGCCGAGCAGGTGCATCAGGGTGGACTTGCCGGAACCGGACGGCCCGACGACGGCGGCGTAGTCGCCGCGGCCGATCGTCAGCGAGACACCGCGCAGCGCCTCGACCCGCACCCCCTCGAGGTCGTAGGAGCGGGTCACGTCGACCGCCTCGAGCGCGGGCGCGCTCACGTCCGGACGGCCTGCCCGTCACCGAGCCGGTCGGCATCCCGGATCACGACCTGCTCGCCGCCGGACAGCCCGCGGCGCACCTCGACCAGCTCGCTGCCCTGCGCCCCGATGACCACCTCGACCCGCTGCGCCCGGCCGTCCTCGACGACGAACACCGCATCCCTGTCGCCGTCCCGGACCACCGCCGCCGAGGGCACCGCCAGCACCGACGTCGCCGTACGGACCTCGAGGTCGACGATGGCACTCATACCCGGCCGCGGGCGCGGTGCGGGGGCCGCGTCGGAGGTCGTCCCGGCGGCGAGCGAGAGCCGCACCCGGTAGGTGACCCCGCCGCCCGCCGAGGAGGTGGGCGCGACGTCCACCGCAGCGACGGTCGCCGGATAGCTCGCACCGGGAACGGCGTCCAGCTCCACCGTCGCCTGCTGGCCGGTCCGGACGAGCAGCACATCGGTCTCGTCGACCTCGGCCGTGACGGTGAGCCCACCGAGGTCGGTGACCGTCAGCAGCGGGGTGCCGGCGGCGACCTGCGCGCCGACGGGAAGCCCGGCAGAGGTGGTGGCCGGCTCGGACCCGCGGGCGCCGAGAGCCGCCCCGGCCCGCTCCTGCACGCCTGCCGGCAGGCCGTCGAGCAGAGCCGCCAGGTCAGCACCGGCGGGTGTCGCCGCGGCGGCTGTGCCGCCGAGGGTGACGACACCGCCGATCGGCGCCCGCACCACCAGCGCGTCGACGACGGCCTTCGCGGCGCGCACGGCGGCGTCGGCCTGCGCCCGCTGGGTGCCGGCGACGGCCGCCAGCGCGTCCTCGAGGCTCTGCGCGCCGCTCTCGACCTGCGCGATCGTGGCGCGGGCGGCGGTGGCGGTGGCCCGGTAGCGGCGCTCGGCCTGGTCGACCTGCGCCAGCGCCGCCCGGCGCCGGCCGGGGTCCTCGACCTGCTCGGCAGCGGCGCGACCGGCGGCGAAGGACGCGGCGGCCGCGGCATCGACCGCGTCCTGCAGGGGACCGAGCTCGGCGCGCGGCACCCGCACCGCGGCCGAGGAGGCGGCGGCCTGTGCGGCACGGGCCTGCCGCAGCCGCTCCTGCGCGGCGGGCGAGGACAGCCGGGCCAGGACGGCACCGGCCTTGACCGTCGCGCCGTCGGCGACCAGGACCTGCTCGACCCGCGCGTCCGTGGGCGCCGCGATGCTCGCGGTGGCGCGGGCGCCCACCGTGCCGGGCGCGTCGACGGTCTCCGCGACGGTGGTCCGGCCGACCTCGGCGGTCTGCACACGCGGCTCCTGCTCGCCGCTGCAGCCGCTCATGAGCAGGGCCGCAGTGGTGAGCAGGGGCAGCAGGCGCTTCACCTGCTCAGCGTACGGAGCAGACGCGCAGACCGCCCGTCGTCAGCTGCCGGCCGCCAGCTCCCGGGACCGATCGCGGGCCGCCTCGATCGCAGCCAGCATCGCGGCGCGCACACCGCGGTCCTCCATCGTGCGGATGGCGGCAATCGTCGTGCCGCCCGGGCTGGTGACCGCCTCGCGCAGCAGCACCGGGTGCTCGTCGGACTCGCGCAGCATCCGCGCCGACCCGACCGCGGTCTGCACGATGAGCTCGGCCGCGACGGTGCGCGGCAGCCCGAGCAGGATGCCGGCGTCGATCATCGCCTCGACGAGGAAGAAGAAGTAGGCCGGGCCGCTGCCGGACAGCGCGGTGACTGCATCCTGCTGCGACTCCGGCACCCGCACGACCTTGCCGACCGGGCTGAGCAGGTCCTCGACTAGCTGCAGGTGCTCCGGGCCGGCGTGCGTTCCGGCGCTGATCGCCGACATCGCCTCGTCGACGAAGACGGGGGTGTTGGTCATGACGCGCACCACGTGGGTGCCTGCCGGCAACAGCTCCTCGACCAGCGCGGTGGGGATCCCGGCGGCGAGCGAGACCACGAGCGTCTCCGGGCGCAGGTGGGGGGCGATGTCGGCGAGCAACGCGCGCATGTCCTGCGGCTTGACCGCGAGCAGCACCACGTCGGCCTGCGCCGCCGCCTCCTCCGGGGAGGGGGTGGTCACGCCGTACCGCTGCGCGATCTCCGCGGCCCGCTCGGCATATCGCTCCGCCGCGAGCAGGGAGCCGGCGGGCTTCCCGGAGCGCAACAGGCCGGACAGCAGCGCCTCGCCCAGCTTGCCGACGCCCAGCAGCGCGACGGTCGCGGTCACCGGGTGCTCACCAGCGCGCGGAGGAAGAAACCCAGGTTGGCCGGCCGCTCGGCGAGTCGTCTCATGAGGTAGCCGTACCACTGATCGCCGTACGGCACATACACCCGCACCGTGTCGCCCTGTGCCGCGAGCCGTTCCTGCTCGCGCGGGCGGACGCCGTACAGCAGCTGGTACTCGTAGGTCCCCGGCGCCCGGTCCCGCGCCAACACCCCGGTGACGGCGATCAGCCGCGGGTCGTGCGTGGCCACCATCGGGTAGCCCGGTCCGGCCATCAGGATCTTCAGACAGCGGACGTAGGAGCGGTCGACCTGCCCCTTGGCGGGGAAGGCGACCGTCGCCGGTTCCTGATAGGCGCCCTTGCACAGGCGCACCCGGGAGCCCTCGACGGCCAGCTCACGGCAGTCCTGCTCGGTGCGGCGCAGGTAGGCCTGCAGGACGGCGCCGGTGCCCGGGAAGTCCTGCCGCAGGGTCTGCAGCGTCGCGAGCGTGCGGTCGGTGGTGGTGTGGTCCTCCATGTCGAGCGTGACGGTGGTCCCGGCCGCCCGCGCGGCCGCGCAGATCGCCCGGGCGCCCTCCAGCGCGAGGTCGTCGTGGATCGTCTGTCCGACCGCGGAGAGCTTCACCGACACCTCGGTACGCCCGCCGGCGGTGAGGCCGGCCTCCCGCAGCCGCTGGAGCAGCTCGAGGTAGGCCGTGACGGTGGCGCCGGCCCGGCCGGTGTCGCGGGTGTCCTCGCCGAGGTGGTCGAGGCTGACGGTCAGCCCCCTGCCGGTCAGCTCCGTGCTCACCCGCACGGCGTCGGGCACGGAGTGGCCGGCGACGAAGCGGCGGACGACGCCGCGGCTGCCCGGCGCGCGGGCGACCACGCGCTCGACGGCCCGGCTGCGCGACGCGGCGAGGATGGCCGACCGCAACATGGCGGCAGGCTAGTGCGGGAAAGCTCGTGCGAGGAGGCTCCGGTGCAGGCGTACGACGTGCTCGTCGTCGGCTGCGGCCCCGTCGGTGCGGTGCTCGCCGCGCAGCTGGGTCGTGCCGGGCTGAGCGTGCTCGTCGTCGAACGGACGCCGGCGGTGCACCCGCTGCCGCGGGCCGTCGCGGCCGACGACGAGGTGCAGGAGCTGCTGGCGCGGGTGGCGCCGGGGCTGCTGGACGGCGCGGTTCCGGACGTCCCGGTGCGCTTCCTGGGGGCCCGCGAGCAGCTCGTCGGACAGCTGCGCTTCCCAGCGGGCGTCGGCGGTCGGCCGGGGCTCGCGCTGTTCCACCAGCCGACGCTGGAGAGCCGGCTGCGGGAGGTGCTGCGTGGCCTGCCCCGCGTGGAGGTCCGGCTGGGCGTGCAGCTCACCGGCTGGTCGCAGAACGCCGAAGGGGTGTCGGCGCGGCTCGGCGGCGGGGAGCGGGCGCGGGAGTGGGTGCGGGCCGACTGGCTGGTCGGCTGCGACGGCGCGGGCTCCTTCGTCCGGTCGTCCGCCGGCCTCGGCTGGCGCGGCAGGGATCTGCGACGCTGGCTCGTGGTGGACGTGGCGGGGCCGGTCGAGGCGGCCGGCCTCACCTACCACGGCGACCCGGCGCGCCCGTCGGTGGACATGCCGCTGCCCGGCGGTCACCGGTGGGAGTGGCTGCTCGCGCGGGGCGAGCCGGCCTTCGACCCCAGGCCGCAGTTGCCGCCCGATGTGCAGGTGGTGCGGGAGGTGACCTACCGCTACGGCGCCCGCCGGGCCGCGGCCTGGCGCGCCGGACGGGTGTTGCTCGCCGGCGACGCGGCCCACACGATGCCGCCGTTCGCCGGGCAGGGCCTGGGAGCCGGCGTCCGCGACGCCTGGGCCCTCGGGGTGCTGCTGGCCCGAGGTGAGGTCGAACGTTACGAACCGCTACGGGCGCCGCACGTACGGGCGATGACCCGCCTGTCGCTGCTGCTCGGCGCGCTGCTCGAGACCGGCTCCGCACGGGCGGCTGCGGGACGGGACGTGCTGCTGGGTCAGGCCTTTCGGGCCCCGGGGGTGGGCCCGTGGCTGGCCCGCGGCGGACCGAGGAGCAGCGTGAGCGGGGTGCTCGAGCTCTGACGCGAGCCAGGTTGCCGTTCCGCGCGGGGCAATGGCGCGGGTGCACGACCGGGCAGTAGCGCGGGGCAGGCGGGGCAGTAGCGCGGGGCAGTGCGGGTTCCTTGCGCAGGTTGCGGGTCCGCAGCGGGATTGCTGGCTCGGCGGACCTGCGTCAGGTCCATACACATGATGCCCGCGTCGCGGTGACTGTCCGGTGCCACCGACACCCCGCACAGCAGGTCACCGTCCGCCCGGCGCGTCCCGACGTCACATCGGCGGGCTCCACACCGGACGGTCACCGCGGCGCCGGTGCGATATCGGCCGCCCTTTCCGCGCGATGTCCGCCGCTGCCCCGCCCGCATGGACGGGATCGGAGTGGCAGCATGAAGCGGGGCATGAGGCCGGTGGTGGCAGGGAGACCGGAGATGTGACGGTCACACAGGACAGTCACCGCGACGCAGGTGCCATGTGTGGCCGCCCCCGCGCCGGTGCGACTGCCGCGACCGCCCCCGCGCCGGTGCGACTGCCGTCGCCGTTCGTCCGTCCCCCCTCGCACAGGGTCCCCCGCGACGCGCCCCTACCCCGCGCAGGTCAGCGCGAGCGGAGAACTTCCAGCCACTGCACCGCCGCGACCCAGGCCGCGCTGCCTGGATCGATGGGGTCTCGGTGCACCCCTGGGGTCTCGACCAGCTCGACGCCGGACCGCGCGGCGTACTCCCGCGAGCGCTCGATCGGCACGGTCGTGTCGCCTGTCGGGTGCACGATCAGCGCCGGCACTCCGGGCGCGCCGGCGCGCACCGGGTCGGCCTGCGCCCAACGCTCCGGCACCCGCGAGGCAGCTCCGCCGAGCAGCTGCTCGGCGTGCACCCGCGCCCGCTGCAGGTCGGTCACCGGAGCGAGGCCCACGACCGCAGATGCGGCCACCACGGGCGCCGAGCCGACCGCCCCCGCCGGTAGCCGCGGCCTGGACGCCGCCCACAGGGCCAGCTGCCCGCCGGCCGAGTGGCCGACCAGCAACACCCGTGACAGGTCCAGGGCAGCGTCCACGCCGGCCAGCGCGTCGATCCCGGCCGCGACGTCGTCGAAGGTCATCGGCCAGCCGCCGCCCCCACCGCGGCCGGAGCCGAGCCGGCGGTACTCGAGGTTCCAGGCGGCCCACCCCCGGCCGGCCAGGTCGAGCGCGAGCGGGCGGGTGACGAGCCTGCCGTACCGCGTCTGCCAGTGGCCGCCGTGCAGGACGACGGCGACCGGGTGCGGGCCCGGCCCCCGCGGCAGGTGCAGGTCGGCGACCTGCGAGGGGTCGGGGCCGAACGAGTGCGCGGTGCCGCGGCGCAGCAGGGACAGCGCGATCCGGGTCTCGAGGCTCAACAGACGACCGTACGGGTCAGCGCCTGAAGGCGCTGGTGTCCGGCTCGGCCGGTGCGGCCAGGTTCAGTCTGGTGAACGCCAGCGCCTCGGCCAGGTCGGTCTCGCGTTCGGCGCGGTCCTCGGCCTTGCGGGTGTTGACCTCGACGACGACCAGCCCGTCGAAGCCCTGCCCGGCCAGCCCCTCGAGCAGCTCCGCGCAGGGCTGGCTGCCCCGGCCGGGCACCAGATGCTCGTCGCGCGCGCTGCCGTTGCCGTCGGCGATGTGCACGTGGGACAGCCGATCCCCCATCACCGCAGCCATCTTCAGGGCGTCGGTCCGGCTGACCGACGTGTGCGACAGGTCGAGGGTGAAGTCCGGGAAGTCCTCGCCGGTGGGGTCCCAGTCCGGGGCGTACGGCACGACCTCGCGTCCGCGGGCGCGCAGCGGGAACATGTTCTCGACCGCGAAGCGCACGTCGGTCTCGTCCGCCATCTGCTGCAGGCCACCGAGGAACTGCCGGGCGTACTCCCGCTGCCAACGAAACGGCGGATGCACCACGACGGTCTGCGCCCCGCACTGCTCGGCGGCGTCCTTGGCCCGCACGAGCTTGGCCCAGGGATCGGTCCCCCAGACCCGCTGGGTGATCACCAGACAGGGGGCGTGCAGGGCCAGGATCGGGACCCCGTGGTAGTCCGACAGCCGGCGCAGCGCCGTGACGTCCTGGCTGACCGGGTCGGTCCACACCATCACCTCGACACCGTCGTAGCCCAGCCGCGCGGCGATCTCGAACGCGCTGGCCGTCGACTCGGGGTAGACGCTGGCGGTGGCCAGCCCGACCTTCGCCGTGGGGACGCGCACCGGTTCGCAGGACGTCATCAGGCGCACCAGGCTACGTGCCGGCCAGCCAGTCGAGGCGGCGCAGGATGACGCCCTCGCGCAGTGCCCACGGGCAGATCGACAGCTCGGCCAGGTCGAAGGCCAGCATCGCCTCGTGTGCCACGACCGCCCCGGCCAGCAGCTGCGCGGCGCGGTCCGGTGAGACCCCGGGCAGCTCGGCGCGCTGCGCGGCAGTCATGCGGGCGAGCCTGCCGACGATGCCGTCCAGCCCCTTGCGGGTCAGGACGCGCGGCACGCGCGGCCCTTTGGCGTACGGCGCGGCGCCGTCCAGGCGGGCCAGCGACCGCAGCGTCTTGGAGGTGGCGACGCCGAGGTCAGGCCGTCCGACGGCCAGCAGGCGGGGCAGGGCGGCGGCGAGCGTGGCGCCCACGTGCTCGCGCAGCGCCGCGACGTCGCGGGGCGACGGCGGGTCTCCGGGCAGCCGGTCCCGGGTCGTGCGGCCGGCGCCGAGCGGCAGCGACAGCGCCTCGTCGGGCTCCTCGTCCCGGCCGGCGCCGATCTCGAGCGATCCCCCGCCGATGTCGAGGCACAGCAGCCGCCCGGCGCTCCAGCCGAACCACCGGCGCACCGCCAGGAAGGTCAGCCGCGCCTCGTCCTCCCCCGGCAGGACCAGCAGCTCGACGCCGGTCCGCTCCCGTACGGCGGCCAGCACGTCGGCGGAATCGGTGGCGTCGCGGACGGCGGACGTCGCGAAGGCCATCAGGTCCTCGACGCCTTCGTCCTGCGCGGCCACCCGGGCGGCGGCGACGGCATCGACCAGCACGCCCGTCCCCCGCGGCCCGAGGGAGCCGTCCGCCTGCAGCAACGCGGCCAGGTGCAGCGGCGTCTTGTGGGAGCGGACCGGGTCGGGATGGCCGCCGCGGTGCGCGTCGACGATCAGCAGATGCACCGTGTTGGAGCCGACGTCCAGCACTCCGAGCCGCATGCCCGGGCAGGTTAGCCGGGCGCACGCGCCGAGGGCCGCCCGCTCCCGCCGTAGACTCGCCAGGTGTCTGCACCCCGCGGAGCGCGGCGATGAGCCGCCCGCAACTCGACGAGGTCTCCATCGGCCTCGCGCACGGGGACGGCTTCTCGGAGGTGCGCGACCGGGCCGTGATCGCGGCCGGCCTGTCGTTCACGATCAGCGACCCCCGGCTGCCGGACAACCCGCTGGTGTTCGTCAACCCGGCCTTCGAGCGCACCACCGGCTACTCCCGTGAGGAGGCGCAGGGACGCAACTGCCGCTTCCTGCAGGGACCGGCCACCGATCCCGCTGCGGTGCAGCGGATCCGCGACGCGCTGGCCGCCGACGAGCAGGCGAAGGTCACGCTGCTGAACTACCGCAAGGACGGCACCCCCTTCTGGAACGAGCTCTCGCTGTCCCCGGTCCACGACGCCGCCGGGTCGCTGACGCACATCGTCGGCATCCAGACCGACGTCACCGCGCGGGTGCAGATCCAGCAGGAGCACGAGCGCCACCTGGACGCCGAACGCGCCGCACGGGCCGAGGCCGAGCGGTCACAGCGCCGGCTGGCCCTGCTGGCCGAGGCGACGTCGATGCTGGCCGCGACCCTGGACGTCGACGAGTCGCTGGAC contains these protein-coding regions:
- a CDS encoding ABC transporter permease; this encodes MRQAEAFRVAVTALRANRLRSLLTMLGVVIGVAAVVVLVAIGTGAKQEVEDQVNGLGANLIIVVPGRLEFGSAPTKSRLELGDAERIGRATGQDVAVTLSSGETVRFGSRSAFATVNGTNPAVPEVFVRPVARGGYLRESDVDTRRRVAVVGPALVDTLFDGADPLGRTVSVGGVRFRVIGVFESVGSSLGSSRDSEVHIPVTAAQRLFGDMRVDAFALKAPTTQAIDEVSAQALAVLADRYPDEEFSAVTQDQILGTVGRILGLLTSVLAAIAAISLLVGGVGVSNIMLVSVRERTREIGLRKAVGARQRDITLQFLLEAVLLTTLGGIIGIALGVGGSLGLSAAVDQLPAVITWWSPTLAFTVSAAVGIFFGVVLARRAGRLDPVVALRTE
- the proC gene encoding pyrroline-5-carboxylate reductase, whose translation is MTATVALLGVGKLGEALLSGLLRSGKPAGSLLAAERYAERAAEIAQRYGVTTPSPEEAAAQADVVLLAVKPQDMRALLADIAPHLRPETLVVSLAAGIPTALVEELLPAGTHVVRVMTNTPVFVDEAMSAISAGTHAGPEHLQLVEDLLSPVGKVVRVPESQQDAVTALSGSGPAYFFFLVEAMIDAGILLGLPRTVAAELIVQTAVGSARMLRESDEHPVLLREAVTSPGGTTIAAIRTMEDRGVRAAMLAAIEAARDRSRELAAGS
- a CDS encoding ABC transporter ATP-binding protein, whose translation is MSAPALEAVDVTRSYDLEGVRVEALRGVSLTIGRGDYAAVVGPSGSGKSTLMHLLGGLDRPTSGILRVGGRDIAALSQDELAQVRNATIGFVFQAFQLLGRTSAVDNVAMPLVYRGIRRAERRRRAVDALTRVGMAHRLDHRPAQLSGGEQQRVAIARALVGDPQVLLADEPTGNLDTRTGEEVVALLEALNAEQGVAVVLVTHDREVAARARRQIRVRDGLLEAPASCSESPASCSEDSSTQGPAGRRRGTRGSRR
- a CDS encoding alpha/beta hydrolase, giving the protein MSLETRIALSLLRRGTAHSFGPDPSQVADLHLPRGPGPHPVAVVLHGGHWQTRYGRLVTRPLALDLAGRGWAAWNLEYRRLGSGRGGGGGWPMTFDDVAAGIDALAGVDAALDLSRVLLVGHSAGGQLALWAASRPRLPAGAVGSAPVVAASAVVGLAPVTDLQRARVHAEQLLGGAASRVPERWAQADPVRAGAPGVPALIVHPTGDTTVPIERSREYAARSGVELVETPGVHRDPIDPGSAAWVAAVQWLEVLRSR
- a CDS encoding sugar phosphate isomerase/epimerase; translated protein: MTSCEPVRVPTAKVGLATASVYPESTASAFEIAARLGYDGVEVMVWTDPVSQDVTALRRLSDYHGVPILALHAPCLVITQRVWGTDPWAKLVRAKDAAEQCGAQTVVVHPPFRWQREYARQFLGGLQQMADETDVRFAVENMFPLRARGREVVPYAPDWDPTGEDFPDFTLDLSHTSVSRTDALKMAAVMGDRLSHVHIADGNGSARDEHLVPGRGSQPCAELLEGLAGQGFDGLVVVEVNTRKAEDRAERETDLAEALAFTRLNLAAPAEPDTSAFRR
- a CDS encoding efflux RND transporter periplasmic adaptor subunit, whose protein sequence is MKRLLPLLTTAALLMSGCSGEQEPRVQTAEVGRTTVAETVDAPGTVGARATASIAAPTDARVEQVLVADGATVKAGAVLARLSSPAAQERLRQARAAQAAASSAAVRVPRAELGPLQDAVDAAAAASFAAGRAAAEQVEDPGRRRAALAQVDQAERRYRATATAARATIAQVESGAQSLEDALAAVAGTQRAQADAAVRAAKAVVDALVVRAPIGGVVTLGGTAAAATPAGADLAALLDGLPAGVQERAGAALGARGSEPATTSAGLPVGAQVAAGTPLLTVTDLGGLTVTAEVDETDVLLVRTGQQATVELDAVPGASYPATVAAVDVAPTSSAGGGVTYRVRLSLAAGTTSDAAPAPRPRPGMSAIVDLEVRTATSVLAVPSAAVVRDGDRDAVFVVEDGRAQRVEVVIGAQGSELVEVRRGLSGGEQVVIRDADRLGDGQAVRT
- a CDS encoding FAD-dependent monooxygenase, whose amino-acid sequence is MQAYDVLVVGCGPVGAVLAAQLGRAGLSVLVVERTPAVHPLPRAVAADDEVQELLARVAPGLLDGAVPDVPVRFLGAREQLVGQLRFPAGVGGRPGLALFHQPTLESRLREVLRGLPRVEVRLGVQLTGWSQNAEGVSARLGGGERAREWVRADWLVGCDGAGSFVRSSAGLGWRGRDLRRWLVVDVAGPVEAAGLTYHGDPARPSVDMPLPGGHRWEWLLARGEPAFDPRPQLPPDVQVVREVTYRYGARRAAAWRAGRVLLAGDAAHTMPPFAGQGLGAGVRDAWALGVLLARGEVERYEPLRAPHVRAMTRLSLLLGALLETGSARAAAGRDVLLGQAFRAPGVGPWLARGGPRSSVSGVLEL
- a CDS encoding proline dehydrogenase family protein — translated: MLRSAILAASRSRAVERVVARAPGSRGVVRRFVAGHSVPDAVRVSTELTGRGLTVSLDHLGEDTRDTGRAGATVTAYLELLQRLREAGLTAGGRTEVSVKLSAVGQTIHDDLALEGARAICAAARAAGTTVTLDMEDHTTTDRTLATLQTLRQDFPGTGAVLQAYLRRTEQDCRELAVEGSRVRLCKGAYQEPATVAFPAKGQVDRSYVRCLKILMAGPGYPMVATHDPRLIAVTGVLARDRAPGTYEYQLLYGVRPREQERLAAQGDTVRVYVPYGDQWYGYLMRRLAERPANLGFFLRALVSTR
- a CDS encoding acetoin utilization protein AcuC: MSDSTLVVWDDVFGSYDFGPSHPLRPLRLELTMALAGSLGVLDRRGVTVQAPRTAADDLLELVHDPLYVASVKRAPDDLMGRLSLRYGLGTGDVPVFPQMHEAAALVTGGSVDAACAVWEGTAQHAVNISGGLHHAMRDRASGFCVYDDPAVAIAWLLSQGATRVAYVDVDVHHGDGVEAAFYDDPRVLTVSVHESGRTLFPGTGWSDQIGAGEGVGTNVNLPLPMGTGDSGWLRAFSAVVPPVLRAFGPQVLLTQHGCDTHALDPLAHLMMSVDGQRATYKLLHQLAHELCDGKWIVVGGGGYEPVQVVPRAWTHLLAEVTGEPLEGATPNDWRDLAATRGGEHAPTSLTDGSTPDFLPWEGGPGGEDDAVDRAVVATREAVFPHLGLDPMMVDG